The segment aaactgtactaaatggctaaaccaaaaattctggaaattttatgggagaaaggtatatgaatctagtttcaatgaaaattaacggaacttaatttggagtttcttagctccagaaataaattatttagtaaaTATATCTCGATAAAACAGTTTAAGCTGAGTATGTATAATTGTACAATTGTGGTGTTTTATCTTAAAAGCATGttggtaattgcttattaatttcatatggacttactaagcatttatgcttactccctccttttcattccttgtagttttaacaagccagctcagaaatcgggaacggtcgaaggcccactcacactatccgtataccatcttggcataatggcttgtatattttgagtatggcatgtatagcattataatcattttgtatatatggtcatATGATATGGATaatgagtggtatggaaatgcttggtaatgattagccattggaatggctaataatgatcatatttggtgttatgtatgctaaattgctagctaatccatggaaaccatgaaataggcaaaatttaccataaaatagattcagacagcagcagtgacgtgagtttgaaaaatcattaaaaatagtagagatacaattagatgatgaataaaatatggaattgaagaattatgagtctattttcatatggatgggacaaaacaggtatatgagttatattttatgagaagtttaaatttttgtgaaacagggacagagcgatttttggatcccctgttctgactttggaaattcaccataaattgtaaaaagataattagaagtcatgctttatatgtaaagattccttattgagtctagtttaattagaaacaaacgacatagttatttaaactctgtacagggagatatctaattcgtaatacacagaggtcagagcagtcgaaccctaaaacaggggagactttaactaataaactgtactaattggcctgaccaaaaattctagaaaaaaattagtagatatatatatgagtctagtttaaggaaaaatttacagaatttgatttcgagtttcagaactcgagatatgaatttttaagtaactatgacgcagttggacagcttgtccgaatttgtttaagtgctcaaataagtttagtaatgcctcgtgctcgactccggcgacggtctcgggtaagggggcgttacaatatttgtgtaaataaaccaaaaaaaaaagtaaattgtaTAAGAGTAATTTAGTAAAATGTGATACTAGATAATCTTATACTCcatcaattaataataaaattttacatttcaataaaataattaatataacaaGTCCAGTAATATATTAagtaatattatattttagtaattctattaccggatataattttatatttcatgAATCAGATACCCTTACTTGGTatgaatgataaataaataaaaattgttaATCTAATGATTAAGCTAGAAACTAAAAATTAGTTTTAGTTCTATTATTATTAAAGGTTTAACATTTAAGGCTGGTTTTAGAAATGTAAATAGATATTTTTATTATCTGATAAGTTATTTAAAAGGTTTAATTCTCAATTttacatattaaaatttttaaataaaaaaaaaatctctgaATCAACCGCAAACCAAAATTTTCTAGTATTTAATTAGATGGTTAAACTATATGTagtatataatataattaaattctCTATAATGTATAAATAAGGTTAGTTAAAAGATGGAAAGAAAATGACTTCTGCCAACATATTTTTTCAGCCTTTTCCATTCCCTTAACCACTTATTAGTTAAACCGGTACATCTCTCCGTTTGTATATCAACGTAGAAATTGTtatttttgttcaaaatttttattattccCTACTTTTAAAATACTTTAATGTTACGGGAATCCTATCTATATTAAAACGGTGTCGGCTTTAACCTGGCTTGTTTTCATGACAAAAGCAAGCACGAATGTCTCCCTCTTTTGTATGGGCATGTAGTAGTTTTTCGTTGGATTAGGTCTAAATCTAATCGATCCGACATGTTTCTCACCAAATGGAAGCATATTTATTTACtgttaaattttcataaatttcttTTGGTAATTGTTGTCTGAACTGAAGGAGTGAGTAGGACGGTGGGGTGAACAGGGAAGGTGGAATATGCTATGGAGGCCATCAATGTAAAACtacttttttttctatttgtttcttTGGAAAATCACTTTACTGATTAAAGTTCTCTCAAgggaaaattttgttttttattatcatatttatgtcAGCTAGCTAAGTGTAGTCTTTTGCTTTTACTCGTGTTTTAATGtaaatgggtttttttttttttaatgaacgGCAGCTGGGTTCAACTGCAATTGGAATAAAGACCAAAGACGGTGTCGTTCTGGCCGTCGAGAAGTGCAGTCCTTCACCACTGTTACTCTGCACTCTTACTTTATCTAATGTTATTCATTTACTATAAAGGAAGCGTTTTTAAGATGTAGAGTTCCAtgaataataatgaaatgatgATTAGCTGTTAGGCTCTTAGGGGGTTTGCTTTAACAAATTACTAAGACCTCAGTTGCAAACATTTCAGTGGTTGGGTCAACACTCTAGGATTGAAACTTAGCCCAGACCTCATAGGTACTGAAATCTCTTTCGGTATGAAGCATGTTCACGCATATTAGAATTTGTAGGAATGTAGTGGTTGCAACTTATCTCAGACCACTTAGCTACTGGATTCTATTTCAGGAACCCAGCATTGTTGAGTAAGATTATGGAAATTGATGAGTATATAGGATGTGCTATGAGTAGGTTAATTACTGATGCACTAGTCGAGACTCAGGTACTATAGTTGTTATTGCCGTTATCCTTTTATTTGTAATTCAATGAACCTTTATGCTGATATCTCTTTGATTCACGCGGAACCATAAATTCTCATATGGTGGGCCAATAACCCAACAAAAAGCTCGTTGTGATCTGGCCCTTCGAGATGAAGAATCCATGGTGCAGCTGCATATCTTTTTCTCTGTATGATTGCAACTATTTTGATTTTTTGGTCTATGCTCTTTTTTGCTCACCTTAGCAACCAATAAAGACGGGGCTACCCCCCGTATGACATCTATTTGTATGCATTCAGTGTCTTTTGCCATTTAATATAGGGTTGTTCCAATAGCTTTATCTGAAAATACTTAATTCACGTACAATAACATTTTTCTTTGCAGTCCCGACCATTTGGGGTATCTCCTCTCATTGCTGGTCATGATGAGAATGGGCCAAGCTTGTAAGTATGCAATTATTTAACAACACAAGAGAAAGATAAATGGTTAAACCTTTAGGACTGACATTTCTGTTAAACATGTGTAGGGATAATTGATCGCAAGCTTGTAAGTTACAGAAAACACGTGAGAAAGCAGCATAAGGTTCCTGGTAAAcgcaattcaaaattttgactgCCATGGTACTGAACTACTGATAGGGATGCATATCGCCTTGTGCTGCCATTTACTCATTCTCTCTCTCCATTTCCTCCATCATCTTTTCGACCTTtcgttttttatttttacttaattttaatttaatattaaactgtAAAATTTTGTTTAACTAAAATCTAATTAGTTCAAAGGGGTTTTTTTAAAACAAAGTAATGGTACCAATTCTCAATAGCTTTGATGGTTTTGTTAGGGATGTATGTAATGACATACTGAGTTTTATTAGGGATTAAATCTAATAGCCTTGATGTCAGTCCAATCTCATTTATGAGATATCAATGTTATAGGGTCATAATTATGTAGATTCGTTTGATGGTTCAACGGAGTCTCCTACTCAGAATACCTTATTAATGTTTTTATGGCATCAAACATCACCTTTCAGCATTTGCATTAAATTAGAACTTCTACTGTCAGCATGAGCAGCAACAAATAGCATATTTTGACATATTGACCCCTAGATAGCAACAACAGTTCCAGCTACAGTTGAAGACTTGGGTGTACAAGCATTAACACAGGGTCGATTTATTCTGTATGAAAAGGAAAAGAGACACGTCTGATTCAGCTGAATTCTTTCCCTTAGACTCAGCCTCTGAATTCATCCATGAAACTTTTATGGAAATCTGTTAGACGGGTGACGATTGCTGGAATCTTTTCTTCTTGTGGGAGTATTGTGCACCTAAAATGCCAAGTGCCAGGAACCTATGgaaaaaatatacaaaaaggGCATATCAACTGgcattaaaatgtaaaataaaataaattcttgATGAACCAAAGAAATAATGATAATTATCAAGTAATAGAGACGTCGAGGAGCCTTAAAATATTTGCTAACTTCTGAAAGCAGAAAACAACTGCAATTTTAAGTGTCCACAAAGCACCTAACCGGATAAAGGCAATGTAATTGCAATAACCAACTCACCTGCCCAAAGCCAGAACCAGGAACCAAAACAATTCCAGTAGCAGCAAGGAGGCGTTGACAGTAGTATGCATCAGGTGCTTTTTTTGCAGCTTCAGCAGCTTTGATTGCCTTTTCAGGAAGGTCAATTCTGGGGAACAGATACATTGCACCTTCTGCCTTATTGCATGTTACACCTTCCAATTTGTTGAATGCATCTTCCAGTGTCTGCAATTGGAATAACAACCGTTGTAACAAAAACATATCAAGCTGATATGAATGGATGTAATTGAAGAACGGGTGAAAAGGGACAATGAATAGAAAAAATGCCAACTATTTCATTTGAGTATgacttaattgaaataattttgcTGGTAATATAATTTAGATCAGACTCTGCTACAACGGCTATCAACTTCAAGTTTCCAAAATTTGTTGGTTAAGCACCATATAAGAATGTGGAATTTTGCATTCACTTTTGCTACAATTAAATATTAAGGCCCCTTTGCTCATATAAATTAAATGAATCAAACCTAAGAGAGGCCTAACCTTTGCACGCCTGGCTAAAGATGAGAGGATTCCATCTCTTTCAGCACTGTATGATTCATAGGATTCATCTCCAACCTGCAAGTGTCATTTTCTTTATTATTGGCTACAAATATCACATGCATATACAAGGTATGCATGACATAGTTCAATCAACATGAGCTTTTACATTCCACCCATCTAAACATAATATTTCACTCCATTATCCAAGGAAAGCCCTTCCCTAAAGCCCAAATTGTGTACCACACAGCCTCCAAATTACCAACCAACCACGATAAAGGACACCAGTTCAAAGACTTAATGTTATTGGCAAGTAtgagtttcttctataagaaccAATGCTTACAAGCAGCCAGGCAAAGCTCTCAATTCGTCCTACCAATGGCCTCTTATATTCTTATATTTATATCAAACATCCAATGTTATtagaataaacacagaaaattgATTTTAAATGGCAAAAGATTGACCTTTGGTGGACTCATGACAAGACTGGCAAGAATTTGACCCGAGATGTTGGAACACAGATTCACAGATGCCACTTTGTATATTTGCTCCCTGACATCAACTCCAAACCCAGTTACCTCCATATAACCTCCCCTTTTTCCACACTCCCCGTAGTAACCTGAAGGCAGTAAAAAATTGTATATTCATTATCTCAAAAGTCCAAATTTTGCATATGCTCTCTTACCTTCTGTAACTGCGATAATAGAAGTAAGACAAAACAGAATTTTACCTTTGGAGACTGACTGAAAAGATACTAAGGCTATATCCTTCTCACCATAACCCATGGACCGGGAAACCTTCTTAAAAGAATGGAATTTCTTTTCAGGTACATAGACATTTTCCTGATAAACCTGTAAAACCATAGGTGGTTAATATCACCCTTGGGACTCAAACCTAGAAAGAAAAGCCATTGGCAAGAAATGGCAAAGCCAGAATATATAGAAATTGATCTACCTCATCTGCCAGCAGAACAAGACCTTCTTGTTTGCAGAACTCCACAATTGCCTTCTGGTTTTCCTCAGCAAGAACCTGCAACCACAATGAGAATAAAATCAAGTAAAAATGAAACTTAGGACTCCTCTTCATctaaatataattttgaaaaacatGTTAACTGTTACCTGTCCTGTTGGGTTGCCAGGATTTATTACAACCAAGGCCCTAACGGTGATGCCCTTGGACCTAGAAGTCTCAAGTTGTTTCTTTAGCTCAGATACTTCCAAACCCCATCCTGTGGCTTCATCAAGATAGTATGGAACCTGCACAAGCCAAAAGAAAGCTATAAACACAAGAACTTGTCAATCAACAACAAATCTTTGAATAATAAAAGAATTCTCTATTTCCAAGTATTGTACAAGTCCTACAAAGGAAGGCAGATAAAAACTAATCCTCAAGAAACATAAATCAACTTGATTTTGGTCAATTAAAGCTTGGCCAATAACCAGCAAAAAGTACTTCAGTGACAGCTAAATCCAGCTAGCTTATAAATACCTAAAATTCTAAACAAT is part of the Gossypium arboreum isolate Shixiya-1 chromosome 5, ASM2569848v2, whole genome shotgun sequence genome and harbors:
- the LOC108453463 gene encoding alanine aminotransferase 1, mitochondrial; the protein is MRRFVIGSARNLIESSRQKYQFERSILSSSYRFLSSSPAADSPSSSSSSSTMAHLVSLSTINPKVIECEYAVRGEIVTLAQKLQEEIQTKPDAHPFEEILYCNIGNPQSLGQQPITFFREVLALCDHPAILDKSETQGLFSADSIERAWQILDQIPGRATGAYSHSQGIKGLRDTIAAGIEVRDGFPADPNDIFLTDGASPAVHMMMQLLIRSEKDGILCPIPQYPLYSASIALHGGTLVPYYLDEATGWGLEVSELKKQLETSRSKGITVRALVVINPGNPTGQVLAEENQKAIVEFCKQEGLVLLADEVYQENVYVPEKKFHSFKKVSRSMGYGEKDIALVSFQSVSKGYYGECGKRGGYMEVTGFGVDVREQIYKVASVNLCSNISGQILASLVMSPPKVGDESYESYSAERDGILSSLARRAKTLEDAFNKLEGVTCNKAEGAMYLFPRIDLPEKAIKAAEAAKKAPDAYYCQRLLAATGIVLVPGSGFGQVPGTWHFRCTILPQEEKIPAIVTRLTDFHKSFMDEFRG